The genomic region GCAGAAATAGAGATAGTTGTGGTCCTCAGGGTTCAGCACGGCATCAATGCTGGCGATGCTGGGCAGGTTGATGGGACCGGGGGGTAGGCCGTTGTACTTGTAGGTGTTGTAGGGCGAATCTTTCTGCAAATGCACGTTCAGCACGCGCTTGATGCCGAAGTCGCCATTGGCGTACACCACGGTGGGGTCGGCTTGCAGCTTCATGCCGCGCTGGAGGCGGTTGAGGTACACTCCCGCCACGCGAGGGCGCTCATCGGCGTGCTGCTGCTGCTCGGCCTCCACAATGCTGGCTAGCGTGCTCACCTGGGCGCGCGTGAGGCCCAGCTTCTGACGCTTGGCGTCGCGGGCGGGCGTCCAGAACTTCTCGTATTCCTTCTTCATGCGCTGCATGAGGTTGTCGGCCGAGGAGTTCCAGTACAGCTCGTACGTGTTCGGGATGAACATCGTTAGAATCGTCGTGGTGTCAAACCCTAGGCTCTTGGTGTAGCTAGGGCTACTCAGCAGCGAATCGAATTGTCCCGGTCGCGCGTCGATGCTGTGGCTGAGCTTGCGGGCCAGGTCCTCCCGCAGCCGGATATTCTGGAACGTGAGCTTGAGAGGTGACTGCCGCCCAGCGCGCAAGTCCGATACCAGCTGGCGGTTGGTGTAGCCGTCTTTCAGCTCGTAGCGGCCGGGTTTCACTAGATCAGGATACTTCATCAGCTTGGCCACGAAGGCAAACGAAAGCTTATCCACAATGGCGCCGGTGGCGTAGATGCTATCGAGCACGGCCTTATATGGCTCGCCGCGGCGGATGAGCACGTAGGTAGGCCGACCTTTGGTTTCTACGTTGGCGGTGTAGAAAATCTGGTAGAAATAGTACGAGAAGCTCACAAACAGCACGCCCGCCAGCGCCACCAAGGTACCAATGCGTTTGCGACGTTTGAGGGCCTTATCGCGGCGCTCCAGGATGCTAGGGGGAGGAGTATTAGATGGGGTAGCCATGCGGCGGGCAACAGGTTGAGAAGGAAGATACTGTCCGACCATCCTCTTCGGCGCCACTCAGAAGGGCACACCAAGAATAGCCACCCCAAAAGTACGAGTTCTGCCGCGCTAACATCCGGCGGGGGTTCGTTACCCGTAAAACTTTCGGGCCAGCTAGGATGTATTAGGAAGATATGTCCGGCTCATTACAGCTGGCATCTCAAGCAAACAAGCGCCCTATTGCTTTGTCTGCTACCTTGCTTCTACCCCATTGCGTGGGGTAGCATTCATTTCAACTCAATTCTTCTGCTTTCCTATGGCTGCTACGTTGCTTCGCATTCATCCTGATAATCCACCCCAAAACCGCCTGCTGCAAGCTGTGGAAGTGCTGCGCAAAGGTGGGGTCATTATTTATCCTACGGATACCATCTACGGTCTGGGCTGCGACATTCACAACGCCAAAGCCGTGGAAAAGCTCTGCCGCATTAAAGGCATTCACCCCGAGAAGGCCAATCTGTCGTTTATATGTGCCGATTTGTCACATATTACCGATTATGCCCACGGCATCACCACGCCCATGTATAAGGTGCTGAAAAAAGCCCTACCCGGTCCGTTCACCTTTATTTTTGAGGCTAGCCCACAGGCCCCGCGCTATGGCGGCGTAAAGCGCAAAACCGTGGGCATTCGTGTGCCCGACAACCAGATTTGCACCAGCCTGGTGCGCGAGTTGGGCAACCCCATCGTCTCTACCTCTATCCGTGACGACGATGAGCTTCTCGAATACACCACCGACCCCGATCTACTGTATGAGAAATACCGCTCTTTGGTAGACCTCGTGATTGACGGCGGCTTCGGCAACAACGTAGCCAGTACCGTCGTCGACTGCACCAATGAGGATTTCGACATCATCCGCCAGGGCGCCGGCGACATTGAACAGTATTTGTAAGCTGATGAGTTAGAAAAAAGGCGTGTCATCCTTCGCTGCGAAGGATGACACGCCTTTTTTCTAACTCATCAGCTTACCGCTTATGTTTCCAACGGCGGTGTGACCATAGATACTGTGCAGGCGCGGCCTGAATATCGCGCTCCAGCAAACGGGCAAAAGCCTCGGCAATGGGGTATGAACCCTTTTCGATGGGCGCGTAGCCGTCGTAGAGTAGCGTAATGGTGATGTTGTAGTAACCGCGCCGCACGCGCTGGATGCTGACGTAGAATACGGGCGCTTGCAGCTGCGGAGCTAAGCGGTCGGCGCTGGTGTAGAAGCTGGTATCCTGGTGCAGGAAAGTGGTCCAGTAGGGGCTGTCGCGGGGACCAGCGGCCTGGTCAGTAAGCAGGCTGAGCGAGCGACCTTCGCCGCGGGTGCTTAGCAAGTAACGCAGCGTGTTGCGCATGGGCACCAGTACTGCCCCACTGCGGGTGCGCAGCTCATACATGAAGCTCTCAAAAAACGGGCTGCTTAGGGGTTTATACACCCCATCGGCCCTACCCGGAAACCGCACTGCCGCTCCTGACAAAATCCACTCCCAGTTGCCTGCGTGCGAGCCCAATGTGAGGACAGTGCGGCCAGCTGCAAACAACGGTTCAATCAGCTCAGGATTGGTGAAGCGCACCCGCCTACCCAGCTCCGCCGCCGAGATGGTGCGCAGCTTTAGAATCTCCACAATCACCTGCGCAAAGTGTCGGTAAAACGCACGGCCCGTAGCGGCTACCTCAGCCTCCGTTTTCTCCGGAAACGAATTTCGAATGTTCTCTGTGATAACGCGCCAACGATAGCGAATCCCGTAGGCTAGTAATAGGTAGATACCGTCGGCGAAAAAATACAGCACCGGTAAGGGCAGCCGGGACAACCCAATCAGCAGCCAATTGACGGGACGCAGGTACCAAGGGTAGGGTTTGGCGGGGGTAGAGGGAGGCATGTGTTAGTTGGTGGCGCCAGCGGGCGCGTACT from Hymenobacter aerilatus harbors:
- a CDS encoding lysophospholipid acyltransferase family protein, with the translated sequence MPPSTPAKPYPWYLRPVNWLLIGLSRLPLPVLYFFADGIYLLLAYGIRYRWRVITENIRNSFPEKTEAEVAATGRAFYRHFAQVIVEILKLRTISAAELGRRVRFTNPELIEPLFAAGRTVLTLGSHAGNWEWILSGAAVRFPGRADGVYKPLSSPFFESFMYELRTRSGAVLVPMRNTLRYLLSTRGEGRSLSLLTDQAAGPRDSPYWTTFLHQDTSFYTSADRLAPQLQAPVFYVSIQRVRRGYYNITITLLYDGYAPIEKGSYPIAEAFARLLERDIQAAPAQYLWSHRRWKHKR
- the mltG gene encoding endolytic transglycosylase MltG, whose translation is MATPSNTPPPSILERRDKALKRRKRIGTLVALAGVLFVSFSYYFYQIFYTANVETKGRPTYVLIRRGEPYKAVLDSIYATGAIVDKLSFAFVAKLMKYPDLVKPGRYELKDGYTNRQLVSDLRAGRQSPLKLTFQNIRLREDLARKLSHSIDARPGQFDSLLSSPSYTKSLGFDTTTILTMFIPNTYELYWNSSADNLMQRMKKEYEKFWTPARDAKRQKLGLTRAQVSTLASIVEAEQQQHADERPRVAGVYLNRLQRGMKLQADPTVVYANGDFGIKRVLNVHLQKDSPYNTYKYNGLPPGPINLPSIASIDAVLNPEDHNYLYFCAKEDFSGYHAFATNEAAHLVNARRYQAALTRSGIMK
- a CDS encoding L-threonylcarbamoyladenylate synthase, with the translated sequence MAATLLRIHPDNPPQNRLLQAVEVLRKGGVIIYPTDTIYGLGCDIHNAKAVEKLCRIKGIHPEKANLSFICADLSHITDYAHGITTPMYKVLKKALPGPFTFIFEASPQAPRYGGVKRKTVGIRVPDNQICTSLVRELGNPIVSTSIRDDDELLEYTTDPDLLYEKYRSLVDLVIDGGFGNNVASTVVDCTNEDFDIIRQGAGDIEQYL